TTTCCAGCGTCAGGTCGGAAAAGTCGAACGGGATGACGCCGAAAAGCAGGATCCAGCTTCGAAAAAGTCGCTTGCCCGGGGTAACAACAATAGACGTCAAATCCGTGACGCCCGGCGGCGCCGACATGCGCATATACGGCGCCATCTCCTTTGAGATCCCGCCAAAGGATGTCATCCACGTCCATACCTTTTCCGGCGTGGCCGAAAGATGCGTTGAAAATTTGAGGTGGTAGGTCATGTTGGCCTGATTTGTTTAACGTTTGCGGTCATCGGCGCTAAGAGCATCCGATAAATTGCCCTGGTCATTCTGATTATATTATTACCAACTGGGGTTGTTTGTTAAATAATCAACAACAATATTCACATTCTGCTCGAATTCCTCTGATGGGGAAAGCTGCGGAGAAATGATGGGCTGCTGCTCTTGTGCTGAACGCCTTGCGTAATCCATAAAGGCATATTCGTGTATCCACCCTTCAATATTTTGCCTGCGCACGCTTACCCAATTCTCCTGCACAGCCAGTACAGTAACATGATCATCAACAGACGCAGAGCCGATGACAGGCGAACCGAAATCCGGCATAGATCGGATTGGCGCAGGCGTTGACTGAATAAGCGCCAAGTTCCCTGGAGTGAAAGTCCTGACGCTGTCATGGTTTCTGATTGGCGTACAGCTAGTCATCAATGTAAGAACAAATAACATTATCTGATATATCTTCATTATTGATAGGCCAGCATTGATATATTAGGTCGCGTGCTCGTTTGTGTCCCCAGTTTGCATTTTGCCATTTTTTTCGTTAATTACAAACGATTATTATAGAATTGGAATGAGCGGATGCACTGCGATTGTTCGCTCTGCATCCCTAAGCATAATGACCTCCCGGAGAGTCGTGCTGATGAGCGCCGCTC
This genomic window from Thermodesulfobacteriota bacterium contains:
- a CDS encoding SH3 domain-containing protein; the encoded protein is MPDFGSPVIGSASVDDHVTVLAVQENWVSVRRQNIEGWIHEYAFMDYARRSAQEQQPIISPQLSPSEEFEQNVNIVVDYLTNNPSW